A genomic stretch from Halichoerus grypus chromosome 5, mHalGry1.hap1.1, whole genome shotgun sequence includes:
- the CFAP276 gene encoding cilia- and flagella-associated protein 276 codes for MPFTRDPFQHPTLDNDDTFLGKLRASKKLPYKNPAHLAQQQQPWSRLSSTPTITSMRRDVYFFDPEIPKDDLDFCLAALYNHHTGTFKNKSEILLHQETIQDTHGIIKTQFPGELLPPPPPPSTTSRANIRHWINPKKESIHSIQGSIVSPHTAATNGGYSRKNDGGFFST; via the exons ATGCCTTTCACCCGAGACCCCTTCCAGCACCCTACGTTGGATAACGATGATACCTTCCTGGGAAAACTCCGGGCTTCCAAG AAACTGCCATATAAGAACCCAGCTCACCTTGCTCAGCAACAGCAACCCTGGAGTCGGCTCAGCTCAACTCCCACAATCACCTCCATGAGGcgggatgtttatttttttgatccTGAG ATACCAAAGGATGACCTGGATTTCTGCTTAGCAGCCTTGTACAACCACCACACAGGGACATTCAAGAACAAAAGTGAGATACTCTTACACCAGGAGACCATCCAGGATACCCATGG AATCATCAAGACCCAATTCCCTGGAGAACTTTTACCCCCTCCTCCGCCACCTTCCACCACTTCCCGAGCTAACATCAGACACTGGATCAACCCTAAGAAGGAGTCTATCCACAGCATCCAGGGATCCATAG tgTCCCCTCACACTGCAGCCACCAATGGAGGCTACTCCCGAAAGAATGATGGTGGCTTCTTCTCTACCTAA
- the TMEM167B gene encoding protein kish-B — protein sequence MTNVYSLDGILVFGLLFVCTCAYFKKVPRLKTWLLSEKKGVWGVFYKAAVIGTRLHAAVAIACVVMAFYVLFVK from the exons ATGACGAACG TATACTCCTTGGATGGGATTCTGGTGTTTGGTTTGCTCTTTGTTTGCACCTGTGCTTACTTCAAGAAAGTACCTCGTCTCAAAACCTGGCTGCTCTCAGAGAAGAAGGGAGTTTGGGGTGTGTTTTACAAAG CCGCTGTGATTGGAACCAGGCTGCATGCTGCTGTGGCAATCGCCTGTGTTGTAATGGCCTTTTACGTCCTGTTTGTAAAATGA